One window from the genome of Castellaniella sp. MT123 encodes:
- a CDS encoding ABC transporter substrate-binding protein, with protein MKFIKTLGAMALALSTAAAFSPAQAKDLKIGLVMPMSGPFASHGKQIGHGVDLYLAEHNGMLGGRKVQLIIKDDTGISPAVAKRQAQELLIKNKVDVLTGFSLTPNAFSVAPLATEAKVPMVVLNAATSSITEKSPYITRVSMTLPQDTAPLAQWAYANGIRSVYTLVADYGPGHDAEKQFQKTFTSLGGKIIGEVRTPVATPDYAPYLQRIKDAKPDAVFLFVPNGEQGVALAKGFKERGLEKAGIKELATGDVTDEDVLNAMGDAAIGMITSFHYSAAHDSPENKAFVAAYHKAYPNDRPNFMAVAGYDGMHLIDMALEKTKGDASGEAFINAVKGMKWVSPRGPVEIDPQTRDIIQNVYIRKVEKVDGVLQNVEFDTIKDVKDPGKQG; from the coding sequence ATGAAGTTCATCAAGACCCTCGGGGCGATGGCCTTGGCGTTGAGTACCGCCGCCGCCTTCAGCCCTGCCCAGGCCAAGGATCTGAAGATCGGCCTCGTGATGCCGATGTCCGGCCCGTTCGCTTCGCATGGCAAGCAGATCGGCCACGGCGTCGACTTGTATCTGGCCGAACATAACGGCATGCTGGGCGGGCGCAAGGTCCAGCTGATCATCAAGGACGACACCGGCATTTCCCCCGCCGTGGCCAAGCGCCAGGCGCAGGAACTGCTGATCAAGAACAAGGTCGACGTCCTAACCGGCTTCTCGCTGACACCCAACGCTTTCTCGGTCGCCCCGCTGGCGACCGAAGCGAAGGTTCCGATGGTGGTGCTCAACGCGGCGACGTCGTCCATCACCGAGAAATCGCCCTACATCACCCGCGTCTCGATGACCTTGCCCCAGGACACCGCGCCGTTGGCGCAGTGGGCCTACGCCAACGGCATCCGCTCGGTCTACACGCTGGTGGCCGATTACGGTCCGGGCCACGACGCGGAAAAGCAGTTCCAGAAGACCTTCACCAGCCTGGGCGGCAAGATCATCGGTGAAGTGCGCACCCCGGTCGCCACGCCCGACTATGCGCCGTACCTGCAGCGTATCAAGGACGCCAAGCCGGATGCCGTCTTCCTGTTCGTGCCCAACGGCGAGCAGGGTGTCGCTCTGGCCAAGGGCTTCAAGGAGCGCGGCCTGGAAAAGGCAGGCATCAAGGAACTGGCAACGGGTGACGTGACCGACGAGGACGTTCTGAACGCCATGGGCGATGCCGCGATCGGCATGATCACGTCGTTCCATTATTCGGCCGCGCATGATTCGCCGGAGAACAAAGCCTTCGTTGCCGCCTACCATAAAGCCTATCCCAACGATCGCCCGAATTTCATGGCGGTTGCCGGTTATGACGGCATGCATCTGATCGACATGGCCCTGGAAAAGACCAAGGGCGATGCCAGCGGCGAGGCGTTCATCAACGCGGTCAAGGGCATGAAGTGGGTCAGCCCGCGGGGCCCGGTGGAAATCGACCCGCAGACCCGCGACATCATCCAGAACGTCTACATCCGCAAGGTCGAAAAAGTGGATGGCGTGCTGCAGAACGTCGAGTTCGACACCATCAAGGACGTCAAGGACCCCGGCAAGCAGGGGTGA
- a CDS encoding aldehyde dehydrogenase produces MSTISLLIRGRHRQASGGKTFERRNPLDSGVATVAPAATPADAQEAVQAAADAFAQWSQTGPSQRRALLSKAADALEAREADFVAAMAAETGASALWAGFNVHLAAGMLREAAALTSQIGGEVIPSDVPGNLAMAQRVPAGVVVGMAPWNAPIILGVRAIATPLACGNTVVLKGSELCPATHGLIIESLQEAGMPEGVVNFITNAPDDAPAVVEALVAHPATRRVNFTGSTKVGRIIAGLCAQHLKPVVLELGGKAPLVVLDDADLECAVNAAAFGAFANSGQICMSTERIVVDEAIADAFVTRLADKVRGLPVGDPRKGPVVLGSVVDMAAVHRCNAMIDDALSKGAKLLCGGKSDDTLMPATLLDHVTPDMRIYAEETFGPVKAIVRVEGEDAAVACANDSAYGLSSAVISRDVARAMRIAGRIQSGICHINGPTVHDEPQMPFGGVKDSGYGRFGGRAGIDAFTELRWITVQTAPRAYPF; encoded by the coding sequence ATGAGCACCATTTCTCTGCTGATCCGGGGTCGGCATCGGCAAGCCAGCGGGGGCAAGACCTTCGAACGCCGCAATCCGCTCGATAGCGGTGTGGCCACGGTGGCGCCGGCCGCCACGCCCGCGGATGCGCAGGAGGCCGTGCAGGCGGCGGCCGATGCCTTTGCGCAGTGGTCCCAGACCGGCCCCAGCCAGCGACGCGCCCTGCTGAGCAAGGCTGCCGATGCACTGGAAGCCCGCGAAGCCGATTTCGTGGCCGCGATGGCGGCTGAAACGGGGGCATCGGCCCTCTGGGCCGGGTTCAACGTCCATCTGGCAGCCGGCATGCTGCGCGAGGCGGCGGCGCTGACCTCGCAGATCGGCGGCGAGGTCATCCCGTCCGACGTGCCGGGCAATCTGGCCATGGCGCAGCGCGTGCCGGCAGGCGTCGTGGTGGGCATGGCTCCCTGGAACGCGCCAATCATCCTGGGGGTGCGGGCGATCGCCACGCCGCTGGCCTGCGGTAATACTGTGGTCCTGAAGGGCTCCGAACTGTGTCCCGCCACGCATGGCCTGATCATCGAGTCCTTGCAGGAAGCCGGGATGCCCGAGGGGGTCGTGAATTTCATCACCAATGCGCCGGATGACGCGCCCGCCGTGGTCGAGGCGCTGGTGGCCCACCCGGCCACACGGCGCGTGAATTTCACCGGTTCGACCAAGGTCGGGCGGATCATTGCCGGTCTGTGCGCGCAGCATCTCAAGCCGGTCGTGCTGGAACTGGGCGGCAAGGCGCCCCTGGTGGTGCTCGACGACGCGGACCTGGAGTGCGCGGTCAATGCCGCCGCTTTCGGCGCTTTCGCCAATTCGGGCCAGATCTGCATGTCGACGGAGCGCATTGTCGTCGATGAAGCCATCGCGGATGCCTTCGTCACCCGGCTGGCCGACAAGGTGCGCGGGTTGCCGGTCGGCGATCCGCGCAAGGGGCCGGTGGTGCTGGGGTCGGTGGTGGACATGGCCGCCGTTCATCGCTGCAACGCCATGATCGACGATGCCCTGTCCAAGGGCGCGAAGCTGCTGTGCGGCGGCAAGTCGGACGACACCCTGATGCCGGCTACGCTGTTGGACCACGTGACGCCGGACATGCGGATCTATGCCGAGGAGACGTTCGGCCCGGTCAAGGCCATCGTCCGGGTCGAAGGCGAGGATGCCGCGGTCGCCTGCGCCAACGACAGCGCCTATGGCCTGTCGTCCGCTGTGATCAGTCGGGACGTCGCACGCGCCATGCGCATTGCCGGACGGATCCAGTCGGGGATTTGCCACATCAACGGCCCGACCGTCCATGACGAGCCGCAGATGCCGTTCGGCGGCGTCAAGGACAGCGGCTACGGCCGGTTCGGCGGCAGGGCGGGGATCGATGCTTTCACCGAACTGCGCTGGATCACGGTCCAGACGGCGCCGCGCGCCTATCCGTTCTGA
- a CDS encoding branched-chain amino acid ABC transporter permease has protein sequence MMTILFDGIAYGMLLFLISVGLSVTLGLMNFVNLAHGAFAMLGGYACVILLNDYGVPFLATLPVAILVPAIVGAILERVLYRRLYAASDLDQVLFSIGLVFMAVAAAHYFFGAQQQPLHLPEFLSGQIHVMQGLDVGVYRLFLIFAGLLVALLLQWSVIRTSFGARLRASVDNQRVARGLGIDVSRVFSLTFALGSALAGLGGALGVEMLGLDPEFPVKYLVYFLIVVSVGGSGNILGSLYAAILLGVADVAGKYYVPQIGAFIIYAVMVATLIYRPHGLFGRAHK, from the coding sequence ATCATGACTATACTTTTCGATGGCATCGCGTACGGCATGCTGTTGTTCCTGATCAGCGTCGGTTTGTCGGTGACGCTGGGGTTGATGAATTTCGTCAACCTGGCACACGGTGCATTTGCCATGCTGGGTGGCTACGCCTGTGTGATCCTGCTCAATGATTACGGGGTGCCGTTTCTGGCGACCCTGCCGGTCGCGATCCTCGTGCCGGCGATCGTGGGGGCGATTCTGGAGCGGGTGCTGTACCGGCGCCTGTATGCGGCCTCCGATCTGGATCAGGTGCTGTTTTCCATCGGGCTGGTGTTCATGGCGGTGGCGGCGGCGCATTATTTCTTCGGCGCCCAGCAGCAGCCGCTGCATCTGCCCGAATTCCTGTCCGGCCAGATCCATGTGATGCAGGGGCTGGATGTCGGCGTCTATCGCCTGTTCCTCATCTTCGCAGGCCTGTTGGTGGCGCTGCTGCTGCAGTGGTCGGTGATCCGGACTTCGTTTGGCGCGCGTCTGCGGGCCTCCGTGGACAATCAGCGCGTGGCGCGCGGATTGGGGATCGACGTCAGCCGGGTGTTCAGCCTGACTTTCGCGCTGGGGTCCGCCTTGGCGGGGCTCGGTGGCGCCCTGGGGGTCGAAATGCTCGGCCTGGACCCGGAATTCCCGGTGAAGTATCTGGTGTACTTCCTGATCGTGGTATCGGTGGGCGGCAGCGGCAATATCCTCGGATCCCTGTATGCTGCGATCCTGCTGGGGGTGGCCGACGTGGCCGGCAAGTACTACGTACCGCAGATCGGGGCCTTCATCATCTATGCCGTCATGGTGGCGACGCTGATTTACCGTCCGCATGGCCTGTTCGGCCGGGCGCACAAATAG
- a CDS encoding ABC transporter ATP-binding protein produces the protein MNPVLQTHDLIRRFGGFVATDQVNLAIAPGARHALIGPNGAGKTTLINLLTGFLEPSSGSVSLMGRDVTRMPQHERCRQGLVRTFQINQLFMGMTVLESVALAVSERQGLGTQWWKPLSAHAEVVDEAAAILEQLKLLPDAYETTRDLAYGRQRLIEIALALALRPKVLLLDEPAAGVPTGESRELFDTIAQLPRDVTILLIEHDMNLVFRFAERISVLVSGALLLEDTPEVIAHHPRVKEVYLGEAHG, from the coding sequence ATGAATCCCGTCTTGCAAACTCACGACCTGATCCGGCGCTTCGGCGGTTTCGTGGCGACCGATCAGGTGAACCTGGCGATTGCGCCGGGCGCGCGTCACGCCCTGATCGGACCCAACGGCGCGGGCAAGACGACGCTGATCAATCTGCTGACTGGTTTTCTGGAACCGTCCTCGGGAAGCGTCTCGCTGATGGGGCGAGACGTCACCCGGATGCCGCAGCACGAACGCTGCCGGCAGGGGCTGGTGCGTACCTTCCAGATCAACCAGCTGTTCATGGGGATGACCGTGCTGGAATCGGTTGCCCTGGCGGTCAGCGAACGTCAAGGCCTGGGGACCCAGTGGTGGAAGCCGCTGTCGGCCCACGCGGAAGTGGTCGACGAGGCCGCTGCCATCCTGGAGCAGCTGAAGCTCCTGCCCGACGCCTACGAAACCACGCGCGATCTGGCCTATGGCCGCCAGCGTCTGATCGAGATCGCGCTGGCCCTGGCCCTGCGCCCCAAGGTGCTGCTGCTGGACGAGCCGGCGGCCGGGGTGCCGACGGGCGAGAGCCGCGAACTCTTCGACACCATCGCGCAGTTGCCACGTGATGTGACCATCCTGTTGATCGAGCATGACATGAATCTCGTGTTCCGCTTTGCCGAACGTATTTCCGTGCTGGTATCGGGCGCTCTGCTGCTCGAGGACACGCCCGAGGTGATTGCCCATCATCCTCGGGTCAAGGAAGTCTACCTGGGAGAAGCCCATGGCTGA
- a CDS encoding Gfo/Idh/MocA family oxidoreductase yields MAERTLKVALAGAGAFGIKHLDGIARIDGVEVVSLVSRDLDKTREVARKYGIEHSTTDLADALSRPEIDAVILCTPTQMHASQAMACLRAGKHVQVEIPMADNLKDAQALVALARDSGKIAMCGHTRRFNPSHQYVHQRVQRGEFNIQQMDVQTYFFRRTNMNALGEPRSWTDHLLWHHAAHTVDLFAYQCGSPIVKANALQGPIHPTLGIAMDMSIQLQAANGAICTLSLSFNNDGPLGTFFRYIGDTATYIARYDELITGRDEAIDVSQVAVSMNGIELQDREFFAAIREGREPNASVAQVLPCYQVLHDLERQLAN; encoded by the coding sequence ATGGCGGAACGCACACTGAAAGTCGCACTGGCCGGGGCCGGCGCGTTTGGCATCAAGCACCTGGACGGTATCGCCCGGATCGACGGTGTCGAGGTCGTCTCGCTGGTGAGCCGCGATCTGGACAAGACCCGCGAAGTGGCGCGGAAATATGGCATCGAGCACTCGACGACGGATCTGGCCGACGCGTTGTCGCGCCCCGAGATCGATGCGGTCATCCTTTGCACGCCCACGCAGATGCACGCGTCGCAGGCCATGGCCTGCCTGCGCGCCGGCAAGCACGTCCAGGTCGAGATCCCGATGGCCGACAACCTGAAGGATGCCCAGGCGCTGGTGGCGCTCGCCCGCGACAGCGGCAAAATCGCCATGTGCGGCCATACGCGCCGCTTCAATCCCAGTCACCAATACGTGCACCAGCGGGTCCAGCGGGGCGAATTCAACATCCAGCAGATGGATGTGCAGACCTATTTCTTCCGGCGCACGAACATGAACGCACTGGGCGAGCCGCGCAGCTGGACGGATCATCTGCTGTGGCACCATGCGGCGCACACGGTGGACCTGTTCGCCTATCAGTGCGGCAGTCCGATCGTGAAGGCCAATGCGCTGCAGGGGCCCATCCATCCCACGCTGGGTATCGCGATGGACATGTCCATTCAGCTGCAGGCGGCCAATGGGGCCATCTGCACGCTGTCGCTCAGCTTCAACAATGACGGCCCGCTGGGCACGTTCTTCCGCTATATCGGCGATACCGCCACCTACATCGCGCGCTACGACGAACTGATCACTGGCCGCGACGAGGCTATCGACGTGAGCCAGGTCGCCGTGTCGATGAACGGGATCGAATTGCAGGACCGCGAATTCTTCGCAGCCATCCGTGAAGGACGGGAACCCAACGCCAGCGTGGCGCAAGTCCTGCCTTGTTATCAAGTGCTGCATGATCTGGAGCGGCAGCTGGCCAACTGA
- a CDS encoding branched-chain amino acid ABC transporter permease, producing MTTSSLPGTGSVPRREDLLDRYRRTAHWKPLEYVFWCLPILAYFAFPGNYLLLSQIAITGLFALSLDLIFGYAGIISLGHAAFFGVGAYTVGLLGSHGLGDPLLGLLLAAVFAGLLGFLSSFLLLRGSDLSRLMVTLGVALMLYELANKFTRITGGVDGMPGIEIKPILGVFDFDMFGRVGFIYSVVVLFVLFWVARRLVYSPFGQSLRGIHMNVLRMPALGVPVNRRLVQIYTIGAAYAGVAGALLAQTNQFVSLDVLSFQRSADLLLILILGGAGHLYGGLIGAVVFVMINYFLSDMNPQYWQFWLGLILVLVVLFARGGILGTAQQWIRSSRQRAQAKTETSA from the coding sequence ATGACGACCTCTTCCCTTCCCGGAACCGGTTCCGTGCCGCGGCGCGAGGATCTGCTCGACCGCTATCGCCGCACGGCGCACTGGAAGCCGCTGGAATACGTGTTCTGGTGCCTGCCGATCCTGGCGTATTTCGCCTTTCCCGGCAATTACCTGCTGCTCAGCCAGATCGCCATCACGGGGCTGTTCGCGCTGTCGCTGGATCTCATCTTCGGCTATGCGGGGATCATCTCGCTGGGCCATGCCGCGTTTTTCGGCGTCGGCGCCTATACCGTGGGACTGCTGGGTTCCCACGGCCTGGGAGATCCGCTGCTGGGGCTGCTGCTGGCCGCCGTCTTCGCAGGGCTGCTGGGTTTTCTCAGCAGCTTCCTGTTGCTGCGGGGCAGCGACCTGTCGCGCCTGATGGTCACCCTGGGTGTGGCCCTGATGCTCTACGAGCTGGCCAACAAGTTCACCCGCATCACCGGAGGGGTGGACGGCATGCCGGGCATCGAGATCAAACCCATCCTGGGTGTGTTCGATTTCGACATGTTCGGCCGGGTGGGGTTCATCTATTCGGTCGTGGTGCTCTTCGTGCTGTTCTGGGTGGCCCGGCGGCTGGTGTATTCGCCCTTCGGGCAGAGCCTGCGCGGCATTCATATGAACGTCCTGCGCATGCCCGCGCTGGGGGTGCCGGTGAACCGCCGTCTGGTGCAGATCTACACGATCGGCGCGGCCTACGCGGGGGTGGCCGGGGCGCTGCTTGCCCAGACCAACCAGTTCGTGTCCCTGGACGTGCTCAGCTTTCAGCGTTCGGCCGATCTGCTGCTGATCCTGATCCTGGGGGGCGCCGGCCATCTGTACGGTGGGCTCATCGGTGCCGTCGTCTTTGTCATGATCAATTATTTCCTATCCGACATGAACCCGCAGTACTGGCAGTTCTGGCTCGGCCTGATCCTGGTGCTGGTCGTGCTGTTCGCGCGCGGCGGCATCCTCGGCACGGCGCAGCAGTGGATCCGTTCCTCCCGGCAGCGGGCGCAGGCCAAAACGGAGACCTCCGCATGA
- a CDS encoding LysR family transcriptional regulator: MNIKNFDLNLLRVFDAVYTVGSVSQAAIALNLTQPAVSQGLTRLRNLVGDPLFIRAAGGVAPTPRAQRMALSIHDALRVLENAATDSAPFDPPQSDRRFRLHMTDIGEGQFLPRLIQAMRQRAPRARIETMRLPVPELGVALDHGRVDLAFGFLPGLQGMRSAVMFQDRYIILMRHSHPFALTARPSPVPLDDIRALEFIAVRTHAYTHTALEALHMADRIRLTTEHFMALPVVIETSDLAVIIPRNIARSFVPPERYAIVEADFPLREFDVPIHWSHRQDGDPAHRWLRSLALELYQDA; this comes from the coding sequence ATGAATATTAAAAACTTCGATTTGAATCTGCTGCGTGTCTTCGATGCGGTCTACACAGTAGGCAGCGTCAGCCAGGCCGCTATCGCACTGAACCTGACCCAGCCCGCCGTGAGTCAGGGACTGACCCGCCTTCGCAATCTGGTGGGTGATCCGCTGTTCATTCGTGCGGCGGGCGGGGTTGCGCCGACACCCCGGGCACAACGCATGGCGCTATCGATTCACGATGCCCTGCGGGTCCTGGAAAATGCGGCGACGGATTCCGCGCCTTTCGATCCGCCACAGTCTGATCGTCGCTTTCGTCTGCACATGACCGACATCGGCGAAGGACAGTTCCTGCCGAGGCTGATTCAGGCCATGCGCCAGCGCGCGCCCCGCGCACGGATCGAAACCATGCGTCTGCCCGTGCCGGAGCTGGGCGTCGCCCTGGACCACGGACGGGTAGATCTGGCTTTTGGGTTTCTGCCCGGGCTGCAGGGCATGCGTTCGGCCGTCATGTTCCAGGACCGCTACATCATCCTGATGCGCCACAGCCACCCCTTCGCGCTGACCGCGCGGCCTTCCCCCGTCCCGCTCGACGACATCCGGGCGCTGGAATTCATCGCCGTACGCACCCATGCCTATACGCACACGGCGCTGGAAGCCCTGCACATGGCCGACCGCATCCGCCTGACCACGGAACACTTCATGGCCCTGCCCGTCGTGATCGAAACCAGCGACCTGGCGGTCATCATTCCGCGCAACATCGCACGATCGTTCGTCCCTCCGGAACGGTACGCGATCGTCGAGGCCGACTTTCCGCTGCGGGAATTCGACGTCCCCATCCATTGGAGCCATCGGCAGGACGGGGACCCGGCCCACCGCTGGCTACGCAGTCTGGCCCTGGAGCTCTACCAGGACGCCTGA
- the mdlC gene encoding benzoylformate decarboxylase, with the protein MQADAVIARVQDNEQTGLVPVRQAVTDLLRQFGMTTMFGNPGSTELGLFLDFPADFRYVLGLQESVVVGMADGYAQATHNAAFINLHSAVGVGHAMGAIFTAHKNRTPLVITAGQQSRAILPYDPFLFSSQATELPKPYVKWSIEPARAEDVPLAIARAYYMAMQPPCGPVLVSVPADDWGRLCEPVQARQVSRSVRPDPVLLDRIGGQLDVAGRPAFVLGAAVDRDGAWDDVVALAERHRAAVWTAPMSGRNGFPEDHPLFAGFLPAARERIVSLLDGHDFILALGAAAFTYHVEGEGPHVPPGSVLAQIVDDPNTLSWAPVGTAVQGSVRQSVRDLLARPQPAARQDPPRRVPAPRAEPSPLMSVAYVLQTLAEVRAADSIVVEEAPSARPVMQRYLPILQSGTFYTMCSGGLGFGLPAAVGVALGKPGSKVIGVLGDGSSMYSIQGLWSAAQLGLPITFLILKNRSYAALREFAPVYGFTAKDALHGVDLPDIDFVATARGMGCEAMRVSEPDALPVILRKALGMKLPVLVEIDVA; encoded by the coding sequence ATGCAAGCAGACGCGGTGATAGCGCGCGTACAGGACAACGAACAGACCGGGCTGGTGCCGGTCCGCCAGGCCGTCACGGATCTGCTGCGGCAATTCGGCATGACGACGATGTTCGGCAATCCGGGTTCGACCGAACTGGGCCTGTTCCTGGATTTCCCAGCGGACTTCCGTTACGTCCTGGGGCTGCAAGAATCCGTCGTGGTCGGTATGGCCGACGGATATGCGCAGGCGACGCACAATGCCGCCTTCATCAATCTGCATTCGGCGGTGGGAGTGGGGCACGCCATGGGCGCCATCTTTACGGCGCACAAGAACCGGACTCCGCTGGTGATCACCGCGGGCCAGCAATCGCGGGCCATCCTGCCTTACGATCCGTTCCTGTTCTCCAGCCAGGCCACGGAGCTGCCCAAGCCTTACGTCAAATGGAGCATCGAGCCAGCACGCGCCGAGGACGTGCCCCTGGCGATCGCCCGGGCCTATTACATGGCGATGCAGCCGCCGTGCGGACCCGTGCTGGTGTCGGTGCCCGCCGACGACTGGGGCCGCTTGTGCGAGCCCGTGCAGGCGCGCCAGGTCAGCCGCTCGGTGCGTCCGGATCCGGTGCTGCTGGACCGGATCGGCGGCCAGCTGGATGTGGCCGGGCGCCCGGCCTTTGTCCTGGGCGCGGCGGTGGACCGGGACGGTGCCTGGGACGATGTGGTCGCCCTGGCGGAGCGTCATCGCGCCGCAGTCTGGACCGCGCCCATGTCGGGACGCAACGGTTTTCCCGAAGACCATCCTCTGTTCGCCGGCTTCCTGCCGGCAGCGCGAGAGCGCATCGTCAGCCTATTGGACGGGCACGATTTCATTCTGGCCTTGGGCGCCGCCGCCTTCACCTATCACGTCGAGGGCGAAGGGCCACACGTGCCGCCGGGCAGCGTCCTGGCGCAGATCGTGGACGACCCGAACACCTTGTCCTGGGCTCCGGTGGGCACGGCGGTGCAGGGGAGCGTGCGCCAGAGCGTGCGCGATCTGCTGGCCCGGCCGCAGCCTGCCGCGCGGCAGGATCCGCCGCGACGCGTGCCGGCCCCGCGTGCCGAGCCATCGCCGCTGATGTCCGTGGCGTACGTGCTGCAGACGTTGGCGGAAGTCCGCGCGGCCGATTCGATCGTGGTCGAGGAAGCGCCCAGTGCGCGACCGGTCATGCAGCGCTATCTGCCGATCCTGCAATCCGGAACCTTCTATACGATGTGCAGCGGCGGCCTGGGATTCGGTCTGCCCGCCGCCGTCGGGGTGGCGTTGGGCAAGCCGGGCAGCAAGGTCATCGGCGTGCTGGGGGATGGTTCCAGCATGTATTCGATCCAGGGGCTCTGGAGCGCCGCGCAGCTGGGCTTGCCCATCACGTTCCTGATTCTGAAGAACCGCAGCTATGCGGCATTGCGGGAATTCGCACCGGTCTACGGCTTTACCGCCAAGGACGCGCTGCATGGCGTCGATCTGCCCGACATCGATTTCGTCGCCACGGCCCGGGGCATGGGCTGCGAAGCCATGCGGGTATCCGAGCCGGATGCCCTGCCGGTCATCCTGCGCAAGGCGCTGGGCATGAAACTGCCGGTGCTGGTCGAGATCGACGTTGCTTGA
- a CDS encoding hemerythrin domain-containing protein, producing the protein MSRVLEGIEAGRLQPDFTLLATMVEYIAEMPDKLHHPKEDQIFALLRTKTHELDAQLDRLEAEHRDTVPATSRLDRALVSYVQGGAAAFGGFRDAVQTYIADEWVHLNTEEGAVLPAARRLFSPEEWQEINADFARNGDPWSGADNRYAELFKRIANLAPAPVGVGASGLDAT; encoded by the coding sequence ATGTCCCGCGTCCTGGAAGGCATCGAGGCCGGTCGCCTGCAGCCCGATTTCACGCTGTTGGCCACCATGGTCGAATACATCGCCGAAATGCCGGACAAACTGCATCACCCCAAGGAAGACCAGATCTTCGCGTTGTTGCGCACCAAGACCCACGAGCTCGATGCACAGCTCGATCGCCTGGAGGCCGAACACCGCGACACGGTTCCGGCGACCAGCCGGCTGGATCGGGCGCTGGTTAGCTACGTGCAGGGCGGGGCGGCGGCTTTCGGCGGATTCCGGGATGCCGTGCAGACGTATATCGCCGATGAATGGGTGCATCTGAACACCGAGGAAGGCGCCGTGCTGCCGGCGGCCAGGCGCCTGTTCAGCCCCGAGGAATGGCAGGAGATCAATGCCGATTTCGCCCGCAATGGCGATCCCTGGTCCGGTGCGGACAATCGCTACGCCGAGCTGTTCAAGCGGATCGCCAATCTGGCGCCGGCGCCGGTCGGCGTGGGCGCATCGGGCCTGGATGCGACCTGA
- a CDS encoding FAD-binding oxidoreductase — protein MTENLLDTLRAVVGAGQCFTEGAIEDRFLHDWMIKTPLGQPLAVVRPADTDQVSAVLRACHAARVPVVPQGGRTGLAGGALPIEGCVVLCLERLDAIHEVDTAAATMTVGAGTALETIQRAAQHAGFLFPLDLGARGSCRIGGNLSTNAGGNRVLRYGMTRDLVLGLEAVLMDGTVLTQMNKMLKNNTGYDLKQLFIGSEGTLGVITRVVLRLFPQPRSRCTALCALADYSAVVRLLNHAKSGLGPSLSAFELMWPDFYELVTTQLPSLPTPVSHGHGAYVLLESMGTDQQADQARFEAVLGEALMSDIVQDAVIAQSEAHAMTLWSVRDASGELQRIFWPHAGYDVSIPTGQLGDFILACTRAVKRRWPDARTVFFGHVGDSNIHIGVKVDQDPFPESKIDEIVYGLVRDWGGSVSAEHGIGVLKRPYLEFSRSQAELSTMRALKATLDPLGLLNPGKVLPEPVG, from the coding sequence ATGACGGAAAATCTGCTCGATACGCTGCGTGCTGTCGTCGGCGCAGGCCAGTGCTTCACGGAAGGTGCCATCGAGGATCGCTTCCTGCATGACTGGATGATCAAAACGCCGCTGGGCCAGCCGCTGGCCGTGGTCCGACCGGCCGACACCGACCAGGTGTCCGCTGTCCTGCGCGCCTGCCACGCCGCCCGGGTGCCGGTGGTACCCCAGGGCGGACGCACGGGTCTGGCGGGCGGTGCCCTGCCGATCGAAGGCTGCGTCGTGCTCTGTCTGGAGCGGCTCGACGCCATCCACGAAGTCGATACGGCGGCGGCCACCATGACGGTCGGGGCGGGGACCGCGCTGGAGACGATCCAGCGCGCGGCCCAGCACGCCGGGTTCCTGTTTCCGCTGGATCTGGGAGCCCGGGGTTCCTGCCGCATCGGCGGCAACCTGTCGACCAACGCGGGCGGCAACCGGGTGCTGCGCTACGGCATGACCCGCGACCTGGTGCTGGGGCTGGAAGCCGTGCTGATGGACGGCACCGTGCTGACCCAGATGAACAAGATGCTCAAGAACAACACGGGCTATGACCTCAAGCAGCTGTTCATCGGCAGCGAGGGTACCCTGGGCGTCATCACGCGGGTGGTGCTGCGCCTGTTCCCGCAGCCGCGCAGCCGCTGCACCGCGCTGTGCGCGCTGGCGGACTATTCCGCCGTGGTCCGTCTGCTGAATCATGCCAAATCGGGTCTGGGTCCCAGCCTCTCGGCCTTCGAGCTCATGTGGCCGGATTTCTACGAACTGGTGACGACGCAGCTGCCGTCGTTGCCCACCCCCGTGTCGCATGGACATGGCGCCTATGTGCTGCTGGAGTCCATGGGGACTGACCAGCAGGCGGATCAGGCCCGCTTCGAGGCGGTGCTGGGCGAGGCCCTGATGTCCGACATCGTCCAGGATGCGGTGATCGCACAGTCCGAGGCGCATGCGATGACCCTGTGGTCGGTGCGTGATGCGTCAGGCGAGTTGCAGCGCATCTTCTGGCCGCACGCCGGCTATGACGTCAGCATTCCGACCGGGCAGCTGGGGGACTTCATCCTGGCCTGCACGCGCGCAGTGAAGCGGCGCTGGCCCGATGCGCGGACCGTGTTCTTCGGGCATGTGGGTGACTCCAACATCCATATCGGCGTCAAGGTCGATCAGGATCCCTTTCCCGAGTCGAAGATCGACGAAATCGTCTACGGCCTGGTGCGCGACTGGGGCGGCTCGGTGTCGGCCGAACATGGAATCGGCGTGCTCAAGCGGCCCTATCTCGAGTTCAGCCGCAGTCAGGCCGAACTGAGCACCATGCGCGCCTTGAAGGCCACGCTGGATCCGCTGGGTCTGCTCAACCCCGGCAAGGTCCTGCCCGAACCTGTCGGCTGA